From a region of the Drosophila ananassae strain 14024-0371.13 chromosome XL, ASM1763931v2, whole genome shotgun sequence genome:
- the LOC6504627 gene encoding 39S ribosomal protein L14, mitochondrial yields the protein MALRNLKSLGQLLLKQQIPQQQQQLIHTTPACCEIRKLARLRVVDNSDLGKRAMAEGRPPRCIHVYNKRGVGFIGDKVLVAIKGQMKKGILVGLKQKQKPKQPKFDSNNLVLIDDNGSPLGTRIHVPIPTILRTILKEKTQAKGADYTKVLAIASRYV from the coding sequence ATGGCGCTAAGGAACCTGAAGAGTCTTGGCCAGCTGCTGCTGAAGCAACAAATCccccaacagcaacaacagctgaTCCACACGACGCCGGCGTGCTGCGAGATCCGGAAACTGGCCCGCCTCCGTGTGGTGGACAACAGCGACCTGGGCAAGCGGGCGATGGCCGAGGGACGACCGCCACGCTGCATCCATGTGTACAACAAGCGGGGCGTGGGCTTCATCGGCGACAAGGTGCTGGTGGCCATCAAGGGCCAGATGAAGAAGGGCATCCTCGTGGGACTGAAGCAGAAACAGAAGCCGAAACAGCCCAAGTTCGATAGCAACAACCTGGTGCTGATAGACGACAATGGTTCGCCCCTGGGCACTCGCATCCATGTGCCCATACCGACGATCCTGCGCACCATCCTCAAGGAGAAGACCCAGGCCAAGGGCGCCGACTACACCAAGGTCCTGGCCATCGCCAGTCGATATGTTTAG